The following are from one region of the Prevotella communis genome:
- the nuoK gene encoding NADH-quinone oxidoreductase subunit NuoK codes for MVPVECYFVLSALLFFIGVYGFVTRRNLIAMLISIELVLNAVDINFAAFNRLLFPGELEGFFMTLFSIGVSAAESAVAIAIIINVFRNFKSDSVDAISNMKG; via the coding sequence ATGGTACCTGTAGAATGTTATTTTGTGCTGAGTGCACTGCTGTTCTTCATCGGCGTCTATGGTTTCGTCACCCGTCGCAACCTCATCGCCATGCTCATCTCTATCGAGCTGGTGCTGAATGCCGTTGATATCAACTTCGCAGCGTTCAACCGTCTGCTGTTCCCCGGTGAGCTCGAGGGCTTCTTCATGACTCTCTTCTCAATCGGTGTGAGTGCAGCCGAGAGTGCTGTGGCTATCGCGATTATTATTAATGTGTTCCGCAACTTCAAGAGTGACAGCGTGGACGCTATTTCTAACATGAAAGGATAA
- a CDS encoding NADH-quinone oxidoreductase subunit J family protein encodes MASIVVFSILAVVILGSALLCVTTKRIMRAATYMLFVLFGVAGLYFLLDYTYLGAAQIAVYAGGVTMIYVFVIQLVSKQTLQGIVEHIKCSRMLQGLLLSVVGLATVVVVFLKNSFISAATTDELPMDQIGTALLGSDKYQYVLPFEFISVFLLACIIGGLVVSRKKED; translated from the coding sequence ATGGCTAGTATAGTAGTATTTTCTATTCTCGCTGTTGTCATCCTGGGTTCTGCCCTGTTGTGCGTGACAACAAAGCGAATCATGAGAGCTGCAACATATATGTTGTTCGTGCTCTTTGGCGTAGCAGGTCTTTACTTCCTGCTCGATTACACCTACCTGGGTGCTGCTCAGATTGCTGTATACGCTGGTGGCGTAACGATGATCTACGTGTTTGTCATCCAGTTGGTTAGCAAGCAGACACTGCAGGGTATAGTAGAGCATATCAAGTGCTCACGCATGCTTCAGGGCTTGCTTCTCTCTGTGGTAGGCCTGGCAACGGTAGTTGTTGTTTTCCTGAAGAACAGCTTTATCAGCGCCGCTACGACCGACGAGTTGCCTATGGACCAGATTGGTACCGCCCTGCTGGGTAGCGACAAGTATCAGTATGTGTTGCCGTTCGAGTTTATCTCAGTATTCCTGCTGGCATGTATCATCGGCGGTTTGGTTGTATCACGTAAAAAGGAGGATTAA
- a CDS encoding NuoI/complex I 23 kDa subunit family protein, protein MEDNKSYFGEIGHGIKTLATGMKVTIGEYFKDYWTNKCTEQYPENRKTTLHVSKRHRGRLVFKRNEDGAYKCTACTLCEKACPNGTIKITAHMQEDPETGKKKKVLDDYQYDLGDCMFCQLCTNACNFDAIEFTNDFENATFSRDSLVLHLDKEVYQGGSLPNILEGGADWQVGKFNTKKK, encoded by the coding sequence ATGGAAGATAATAAATCATATTTCGGAGAAATAGGGCACGGCATCAAGACGTTGGCCACCGGTATGAAGGTCACCATCGGTGAGTACTTCAAGGACTACTGGACCAACAAGTGTACTGAGCAGTACCCTGAGAACCGTAAGACCACACTCCACGTGTCAAAGCGTCATCGCGGACGTCTGGTCTTCAAGCGCAACGAAGACGGCGCCTATAAGTGCACAGCCTGCACGCTGTGTGAGAAGGCTTGTCCTAACGGCACTATCAAGATTACTGCCCACATGCAGGAGGATCCTGAGACGGGTAAGAAGAAAAAGGTGCTCGACGATTATCAGTACGACCTGGGCGACTGCATGTTCTGCCAGCTCTGTACTAACGCCTGCAACTTCGACGCTATTGAGTTTACCAACGACTTCGAGAATGCCACGTTCAGTCGTGACTCTCTGGTGCTCCACCTCGACAAGGAGGTTTATCAGGGCGGTTCACTGCCCAACATCCTGGAGGGCGGCGCTGACTGGCAGGTCGGTAAGTTTAACACTAAAAAGAAGTAA